One segment of Burkholderia multivorans ATCC BAA-247 DNA contains the following:
- the rfbC gene encoding dTDP-4-dehydrorhamnose 3,5-epimerase gives MAITVTATALPEVKIIEPKVFGDARGYFYESFNGREFAEQVEPGVEFVQDNHSRSAKGVLRGLHYQIQHAQGKLVRVVEGEVFDVAVDIRRSSPNFGKWVGVTLSADNHRQLWVPPGFAHGFVVLSEAAQFLYKTTDYWYPEHERSILWNDPDIGIEWPIDFEPLLAAKDAAGKRLAEAECFQ, from the coding sequence ATGGCCATCACGGTAACTGCTACGGCACTGCCCGAAGTCAAAATCATCGAGCCGAAGGTATTCGGCGATGCGCGCGGATACTTCTACGAGAGCTTCAACGGGCGCGAGTTCGCGGAGCAGGTCGAGCCGGGCGTCGAGTTCGTGCAGGACAACCATTCGCGCTCGGCGAAGGGTGTGCTGCGCGGGCTGCACTATCAAATCCAGCATGCGCAGGGCAAGCTCGTGCGCGTGGTCGAAGGCGAAGTATTCGACGTGGCGGTAGACATTCGCCGCAGTTCGCCGAATTTCGGCAAATGGGTCGGCGTGACGCTGTCGGCGGACAACCATCGGCAGCTTTGGGTGCCGCCCGGATTCGCGCACGGCTTCGTCGTGCTGTCGGAGGCGGCGCAGTTCCTGTACAAGACCACCGACTATTGGTACCCCGAGCACGAACGCAGCATCCTGTGGAACGATCCGGACATCGGCATCGAGTGGCCGATCGATTTCGAGCCGCTATTGGCGGCGAAGGATGCGGCAGGCAAACGGCTCGCCGAAGCCGAGTGCTTCCAGTGA